A section of the Humulus lupulus chromosome 2, drHumLupu1.1, whole genome shotgun sequence genome encodes:
- the LOC133817297 gene encoding mitogen-activated protein kinase 20 isoform X4, giving the protein MQQDHRKKSSAEVDFFSEYGDANRYKIQEVIGKGSYGVVCSAIDTHTGEKVAIKKIHDIFEHISDAARILREIKLLRLLRHPDIVEIKHIMLPPSRRDFKDIYVVFELMESDLHQVIKANDDLTREHYQFFLYQLLRALKYIHTANVYHRDLKPKNILANANCKLKICDFGLARVAFNDTPTTIFWTDYVATRWYRAPELCGSFFSKYTPAIDIWSIGCIFAEVLTGKPLFPGKNVVHQLDLMTDLLGTPSLDTISRVRNEKARRYLTTMRKKQPVHFAQKFPNADPLALRLLERLLAFDPKDRPTAEEALADPYFKGLSRVEREPSCQPITKMEFEFERRRVTKEDIRELIFREILEYHPQLLKDYMNGTERTNFLYPSAVDQFRKQFAHLEENGGKSGPVIPLERKHVSLPRSTIVHSNTVPAKDQHNYTSSRDRQNTEEAYKNLKDTDTVHVNIARSMQAPQRIPLAKPGRVVGPVGAYENVNIMKDSYDPRTLNRTSVLPPQAVPPAAYCYRKPVVGHPERSATEASRDMSSQAKQSVQCGMAAKLAPEIAINIDTNPFFMTRAGVTKVQHNDRVAIDANLLQGKASYGGISAAAAAATATTATGAAHRKVGTVQAVQYGMTRMY; this is encoded by the exons ATGCAGCAAGATCACCGGAAGAAG AGTTCAGCAGAGGTGGACTTCTTCTCAGAGTATGGTGATGCCAATCGGTATAAAATTCAGGAAGTTATCGGGAAAGGGAGTTATGGCGTTGTGTGCTCAGCAATTGACACTCATACCGGTGAAAAAGTGGCAATAAAGAAAATACACGATATTTTTGAACATATTTCTGATGCTGCTCGTATTCTTCGTGAGATAAAGCTTCTCAGACTTCTTAGACATCCCGACATTGTTGAAATTAAACACATTATGTTGCCTCCTTCAAGAAGAGACTTTAAAGATATTTATGTTGTTTTTGAGCTCATGGAGTCAGATCTTCATCAAGTCATCAAAGCAAATGATGACTTGACACGAGAGCACTACCAGTTTTTCCTTTACCAGCTACTTCGTGCATTGAAGTACATTCACACAG CGAATGTCTACCATCGAGATTTGAAGCCGAAGAATATACTAGCAAATGCAAATTGTAAGCTTAAAATATGTGATTTTGGGTTAGCAAGAGTTGCATTCAATGATACACCGACTACAATATTCTGGACG GACTATGTTGCAACAAGATGGTATAGAGCTCCGGAGCTTTGTGGGTCATTTTTCTCTAAG TATACACCTGCAATTGACATATGGAGTATAGGCTGCATTTTCGCTGAAGTATTAACTGGGAAGCCACTTTTCCCTGGTAAAAATGTTGTACATCAGTTAGATTTGATGACAGATCTGCTTGGTACACCTTCACTAGATACTATATCTCGG GTCCGGAATGAAAAAGCAAGGAGATACTTGACTACTATGAGGAAAAAACAGCCTGTTCATTTTGCTCAGAAATTTCCTAATGCAGATCCTCTAGCATTGCGACTATTAGAAAGGTTGCTTGCTTTTGATCCAAAGGACCGGCCAACTGCTGAAGAG GCATTGGCTGATCCTTATTTCAAGGGACTTTCAAGAGTAGAGAGGGAACCTTCCTGCCAACCAATTACAAAGATGGAGTTTGAATTTGAGAGGCGAAGGGTCACGAAGGAGGACATACGGGAGTTAATCTTTCGCGAGATATTAGAGTATCATCCTCAGTTGCTGAAAGACTACATGAATGGAACTGAGAGGACAAATTTTCTCTACCCAAG TGCCGTTGATCAATTCAGAAAGCAGTTTGCACATCTTGAGGAAAATGGTGGTAAAAGTGGTCCAGTTATCCCACTTGAGAGAAAGCACGTGTCTCTTCCTAG GTCTACAATTGTACACTCAAACACTGTCCCTGCTAAAGACCAACACAACTATACATCGTCGAGAGATCGTCAAAACACAGAAGAGGCATACAAGAACTTAAAAGATACAGATACAGTTCATGTGAATATAGCAAGGAGCATGCAAGCACCTCAAAGAATTCCTTTGG CCAAACCAGGTAGAGTCGTTGGGCCTGTTGGAGCATATGAGAATGTAAACATTATGAAAGATTCCTATGATCCTAGAACACTGAATAGAACCTCAGTCCTTCCTCCTCAGGCTGTCCCTCCGGCTGCCTACTGCTACCGCAAACCTGTGGTTGGTCATCCAGAGAGGTCTGCAACTGAAGCCTCTAGGGACATGTCATCACAGGCAAAACAATCTGTCCAATGTGGTATGGCAGCCAAATTAGCCCCAGAAATAGCCATCAATATCGACACCAACCCATTTTTTATGACACGGGCGGGAGTCACTAAGGTGCAGCATAACGATAGAGTCGCTATTGATGCAAACTTGTTGCAGGGAAAGGCTTCGTATGGTGGGATCagcgctgctgctgctgctgccacCGCCACCACTGCAACTGGTGCTGCTCATCGGAAAGTTGGAACTGTTCAGGCTGTTCAGTATGGTATGACAAGAATGTATTAG
- the LOC133817297 gene encoding mitogen-activated protein kinase 20 isoform X3 encodes MQQDHRKKSSAEVDFFSEYGDANRYKIQEVIGKGSYGVVCSAIDTHTGEKVAIKKIHDIFEHISDAARILREIKLLRLLRHPDIVEIKHIMLPPSRRDFKDIYVVFELMESDLHQVIKANDDLTREHYQFFLYQLLRALKYIHTANVYHRDLKPKNILANANCKLKICDFGLARVAFNDTPTTIFWTDYVATRWYRAPELCGSFFSKYTPAIDIWSIGCIFAEVLTGKPLFPGKNVVHQLDLMTDLLGTPSLDTISRVRNEKARRYLTTMRKKQPVHFAQKFPNADPLALRLLERLLAFDPKDRPTAEEALADPYFKGLSRVEREPSCQPITKMEFEFERRRVTKEDIRELIFREILEYHPQLLKDYMNGTERTNFLYPSAVDQFRKQFAHLEENGGKSGPVIPLERKHVSLPRSTIVHSNTVPAKDQHNYTSSRDRQNTEEAYKNLKDTDTVHVNIARSMQAPQRIPLGTYSTKPGRVVGPVGAYENVNIMKDSYDPRTLNRTSVLPPQAVPPAAYCYRKPVVGHPERSATEASRDMSSQAKQSVQCGMAAKLAPEIAINIDTNPFFMTRAGVTKVQHNDRVAIDANLLQGKASYGGISAAAAAATATTATGAAHRKVGTVQAVQYGMTRMY; translated from the exons ATGCAGCAAGATCACCGGAAGAAG AGTTCAGCAGAGGTGGACTTCTTCTCAGAGTATGGTGATGCCAATCGGTATAAAATTCAGGAAGTTATCGGGAAAGGGAGTTATGGCGTTGTGTGCTCAGCAATTGACACTCATACCGGTGAAAAAGTGGCAATAAAGAAAATACACGATATTTTTGAACATATTTCTGATGCTGCTCGTATTCTTCGTGAGATAAAGCTTCTCAGACTTCTTAGACATCCCGACATTGTTGAAATTAAACACATTATGTTGCCTCCTTCAAGAAGAGACTTTAAAGATATTTATGTTGTTTTTGAGCTCATGGAGTCAGATCTTCATCAAGTCATCAAAGCAAATGATGACTTGACACGAGAGCACTACCAGTTTTTCCTTTACCAGCTACTTCGTGCATTGAAGTACATTCACACAG CGAATGTCTACCATCGAGATTTGAAGCCGAAGAATATACTAGCAAATGCAAATTGTAAGCTTAAAATATGTGATTTTGGGTTAGCAAGAGTTGCATTCAATGATACACCGACTACAATATTCTGGACG GACTATGTTGCAACAAGATGGTATAGAGCTCCGGAGCTTTGTGGGTCATTTTTCTCTAAG TATACACCTGCAATTGACATATGGAGTATAGGCTGCATTTTCGCTGAAGTATTAACTGGGAAGCCACTTTTCCCTGGTAAAAATGTTGTACATCAGTTAGATTTGATGACAGATCTGCTTGGTACACCTTCACTAGATACTATATCTCGG GTCCGGAATGAAAAAGCAAGGAGATACTTGACTACTATGAGGAAAAAACAGCCTGTTCATTTTGCTCAGAAATTTCCTAATGCAGATCCTCTAGCATTGCGACTATTAGAAAGGTTGCTTGCTTTTGATCCAAAGGACCGGCCAACTGCTGAAGAG GCATTGGCTGATCCTTATTTCAAGGGACTTTCAAGAGTAGAGAGGGAACCTTCCTGCCAACCAATTACAAAGATGGAGTTTGAATTTGAGAGGCGAAGGGTCACGAAGGAGGACATACGGGAGTTAATCTTTCGCGAGATATTAGAGTATCATCCTCAGTTGCTGAAAGACTACATGAATGGAACTGAGAGGACAAATTTTCTCTACCCAAG TGCCGTTGATCAATTCAGAAAGCAGTTTGCACATCTTGAGGAAAATGGTGGTAAAAGTGGTCCAGTTATCCCACTTGAGAGAAAGCACGTGTCTCTTCCTAG GTCTACAATTGTACACTCAAACACTGTCCCTGCTAAAGACCAACACAACTATACATCGTCGAGAGATCGTCAAAACACAGAAGAGGCATACAAGAACTTAAAAGATACAGATACAGTTCATGTGAATATAGCAAGGAGCATGCAAGCACCTCAAAGAATTCCTTTGGGTACATATTCCA CCAAACCAGGTAGAGTCGTTGGGCCTGTTGGAGCATATGAGAATGTAAACATTATGAAAGATTCCTATGATCCTAGAACACTGAATAGAACCTCAGTCCTTCCTCCTCAGGCTGTCCCTCCGGCTGCCTACTGCTACCGCAAACCTGTGGTTGGTCATCCAGAGAGGTCTGCAACTGAAGCCTCTAGGGACATGTCATCACAGGCAAAACAATCTGTCCAATGTGGTATGGCAGCCAAATTAGCCCCAGAAATAGCCATCAATATCGACACCAACCCATTTTTTATGACACGGGCGGGAGTCACTAAGGTGCAGCATAACGATAGAGTCGCTATTGATGCAAACTTGTTGCAGGGAAAGGCTTCGTATGGTGGGATCagcgctgctgctgctgctgccacCGCCACCACTGCAACTGGTGCTGCTCATCGGAAAGTTGGAACTGTTCAGGCTGTTCAGTATGGTATGACAAGAATGTATTAG
- the LOC133817297 gene encoding mitogen-activated protein kinase 20 isoform X1, translating to MFCDSDKIRVYMVQSSAEVDFFSEYGDANRYKIQEVIGKGSYGVVCSAIDTHTGEKVAIKKIHDIFEHISDAARILREIKLLRLLRHPDIVEIKHIMLPPSRRDFKDIYVVFELMESDLHQVIKANDDLTREHYQFFLYQLLRALKYIHTANVYHRDLKPKNILANANCKLKICDFGLARVAFNDTPTTIFWTDYVATRWYRAPELCGSFFSKYTPAIDIWSIGCIFAEVLTGKPLFPGKNVVHQLDLMTDLLGTPSLDTISRVRNEKARRYLTTMRKKQPVHFAQKFPNADPLALRLLERLLAFDPKDRPTAEEALADPYFKGLSRVEREPSCQPITKMEFEFERRRVTKEDIRELIFREILEYHPQLLKDYMNGTERTNFLYPSAVDQFRKQFAHLEENGGKSGPVIPLERKHVSLPRSTIVHSNTVPAKDQHNYTSSRDRQNTEEAYKNLKDTDTVHVNIARSMQAPQRIPLGTYSTKPGRVVGPVGAYENVNIMKDSYDPRTLNRTSVLPPQAVPPAAYCYRKPVVGHPERSATEASRDMSSQAKQSVQCGMAAKLAPEIAINIDTNPFFMTRAGVTKVQHNDRVAIDANLLQGKASYGGISAAAAAATATTATGAAHRKVGTVQAVQYGMTRMY from the exons ATGTTTTGTGATTCTGATAAGATAAGGGTTTACATGGTACAGAGTTCAGCAGAGGTGGACTTCTTCTCAGAGTATGGTGATGCCAATCGGTATAAAATTCAGGAAGTTATCGGGAAAGGGAGTTATGGCGTTGTGTGCTCAGCAATTGACACTCATACCGGTGAAAAAGTGGCAATAAAGAAAATACACGATATTTTTGAACATATTTCTGATGCTGCTCGTATTCTTCGTGAGATAAAGCTTCTCAGACTTCTTAGACATCCCGACATTGTTGAAATTAAACACATTATGTTGCCTCCTTCAAGAAGAGACTTTAAAGATATTTATGTTGTTTTTGAGCTCATGGAGTCAGATCTTCATCAAGTCATCAAAGCAAATGATGACTTGACACGAGAGCACTACCAGTTTTTCCTTTACCAGCTACTTCGTGCATTGAAGTACATTCACACAG CGAATGTCTACCATCGAGATTTGAAGCCGAAGAATATACTAGCAAATGCAAATTGTAAGCTTAAAATATGTGATTTTGGGTTAGCAAGAGTTGCATTCAATGATACACCGACTACAATATTCTGGACG GACTATGTTGCAACAAGATGGTATAGAGCTCCGGAGCTTTGTGGGTCATTTTTCTCTAAG TATACACCTGCAATTGACATATGGAGTATAGGCTGCATTTTCGCTGAAGTATTAACTGGGAAGCCACTTTTCCCTGGTAAAAATGTTGTACATCAGTTAGATTTGATGACAGATCTGCTTGGTACACCTTCACTAGATACTATATCTCGG GTCCGGAATGAAAAAGCAAGGAGATACTTGACTACTATGAGGAAAAAACAGCCTGTTCATTTTGCTCAGAAATTTCCTAATGCAGATCCTCTAGCATTGCGACTATTAGAAAGGTTGCTTGCTTTTGATCCAAAGGACCGGCCAACTGCTGAAGAG GCATTGGCTGATCCTTATTTCAAGGGACTTTCAAGAGTAGAGAGGGAACCTTCCTGCCAACCAATTACAAAGATGGAGTTTGAATTTGAGAGGCGAAGGGTCACGAAGGAGGACATACGGGAGTTAATCTTTCGCGAGATATTAGAGTATCATCCTCAGTTGCTGAAAGACTACATGAATGGAACTGAGAGGACAAATTTTCTCTACCCAAG TGCCGTTGATCAATTCAGAAAGCAGTTTGCACATCTTGAGGAAAATGGTGGTAAAAGTGGTCCAGTTATCCCACTTGAGAGAAAGCACGTGTCTCTTCCTAG GTCTACAATTGTACACTCAAACACTGTCCCTGCTAAAGACCAACACAACTATACATCGTCGAGAGATCGTCAAAACACAGAAGAGGCATACAAGAACTTAAAAGATACAGATACAGTTCATGTGAATATAGCAAGGAGCATGCAAGCACCTCAAAGAATTCCTTTGGGTACATATTCCA CCAAACCAGGTAGAGTCGTTGGGCCTGTTGGAGCATATGAGAATGTAAACATTATGAAAGATTCCTATGATCCTAGAACACTGAATAGAACCTCAGTCCTTCCTCCTCAGGCTGTCCCTCCGGCTGCCTACTGCTACCGCAAACCTGTGGTTGGTCATCCAGAGAGGTCTGCAACTGAAGCCTCTAGGGACATGTCATCACAGGCAAAACAATCTGTCCAATGTGGTATGGCAGCCAAATTAGCCCCAGAAATAGCCATCAATATCGACACCAACCCATTTTTTATGACACGGGCGGGAGTCACTAAGGTGCAGCATAACGATAGAGTCGCTATTGATGCAAACTTGTTGCAGGGAAAGGCTTCGTATGGTGGGATCagcgctgctgctgctgctgccacCGCCACCACTGCAACTGGTGCTGCTCATCGGAAAGTTGGAACTGTTCAGGCTGTTCAGTATGGTATGACAAGAATGTATTAG
- the LOC133817297 gene encoding mitogen-activated protein kinase 20 isoform X2 has product MFCDSDKIRVYMVQSSAEVDFFSEYGDANRYKIQEVIGKGSYGVVCSAIDTHTGEKVAIKKIHDIFEHISDAARILREIKLLRLLRHPDIVEIKHIMLPPSRRDFKDIYVVFELMESDLHQVIKANDDLTREHYQFFLYQLLRALKYIHTANVYHRDLKPKNILANANCKLKICDFGLARVAFNDTPTTIFWTDYVATRWYRAPELCGSFFSKYTPAIDIWSIGCIFAEVLTGKPLFPGKNVVHQLDLMTDLLGTPSLDTISRVRNEKARRYLTTMRKKQPVHFAQKFPNADPLALRLLERLLAFDPKDRPTAEEALADPYFKGLSRVEREPSCQPITKMEFEFERRRVTKEDIRELIFREILEYHPQLLKDYMNGTERTNFLYPSAVDQFRKQFAHLEENGGKSGPVIPLERKHVSLPRSTIVHSNTVPAKDQHNYTSSRDRQNTEEAYKNLKDTDTVHVNIARSMQAPQRIPLAKPGRVVGPVGAYENVNIMKDSYDPRTLNRTSVLPPQAVPPAAYCYRKPVVGHPERSATEASRDMSSQAKQSVQCGMAAKLAPEIAINIDTNPFFMTRAGVTKVQHNDRVAIDANLLQGKASYGGISAAAAAATATTATGAAHRKVGTVQAVQYGMTRMY; this is encoded by the exons ATGTTTTGTGATTCTGATAAGATAAGGGTTTACATGGTACAGAGTTCAGCAGAGGTGGACTTCTTCTCAGAGTATGGTGATGCCAATCGGTATAAAATTCAGGAAGTTATCGGGAAAGGGAGTTATGGCGTTGTGTGCTCAGCAATTGACACTCATACCGGTGAAAAAGTGGCAATAAAGAAAATACACGATATTTTTGAACATATTTCTGATGCTGCTCGTATTCTTCGTGAGATAAAGCTTCTCAGACTTCTTAGACATCCCGACATTGTTGAAATTAAACACATTATGTTGCCTCCTTCAAGAAGAGACTTTAAAGATATTTATGTTGTTTTTGAGCTCATGGAGTCAGATCTTCATCAAGTCATCAAAGCAAATGATGACTTGACACGAGAGCACTACCAGTTTTTCCTTTACCAGCTACTTCGTGCATTGAAGTACATTCACACAG CGAATGTCTACCATCGAGATTTGAAGCCGAAGAATATACTAGCAAATGCAAATTGTAAGCTTAAAATATGTGATTTTGGGTTAGCAAGAGTTGCATTCAATGATACACCGACTACAATATTCTGGACG GACTATGTTGCAACAAGATGGTATAGAGCTCCGGAGCTTTGTGGGTCATTTTTCTCTAAG TATACACCTGCAATTGACATATGGAGTATAGGCTGCATTTTCGCTGAAGTATTAACTGGGAAGCCACTTTTCCCTGGTAAAAATGTTGTACATCAGTTAGATTTGATGACAGATCTGCTTGGTACACCTTCACTAGATACTATATCTCGG GTCCGGAATGAAAAAGCAAGGAGATACTTGACTACTATGAGGAAAAAACAGCCTGTTCATTTTGCTCAGAAATTTCCTAATGCAGATCCTCTAGCATTGCGACTATTAGAAAGGTTGCTTGCTTTTGATCCAAAGGACCGGCCAACTGCTGAAGAG GCATTGGCTGATCCTTATTTCAAGGGACTTTCAAGAGTAGAGAGGGAACCTTCCTGCCAACCAATTACAAAGATGGAGTTTGAATTTGAGAGGCGAAGGGTCACGAAGGAGGACATACGGGAGTTAATCTTTCGCGAGATATTAGAGTATCATCCTCAGTTGCTGAAAGACTACATGAATGGAACTGAGAGGACAAATTTTCTCTACCCAAG TGCCGTTGATCAATTCAGAAAGCAGTTTGCACATCTTGAGGAAAATGGTGGTAAAAGTGGTCCAGTTATCCCACTTGAGAGAAAGCACGTGTCTCTTCCTAG GTCTACAATTGTACACTCAAACACTGTCCCTGCTAAAGACCAACACAACTATACATCGTCGAGAGATCGTCAAAACACAGAAGAGGCATACAAGAACTTAAAAGATACAGATACAGTTCATGTGAATATAGCAAGGAGCATGCAAGCACCTCAAAGAATTCCTTTGG CCAAACCAGGTAGAGTCGTTGGGCCTGTTGGAGCATATGAGAATGTAAACATTATGAAAGATTCCTATGATCCTAGAACACTGAATAGAACCTCAGTCCTTCCTCCTCAGGCTGTCCCTCCGGCTGCCTACTGCTACCGCAAACCTGTGGTTGGTCATCCAGAGAGGTCTGCAACTGAAGCCTCTAGGGACATGTCATCACAGGCAAAACAATCTGTCCAATGTGGTATGGCAGCCAAATTAGCCCCAGAAATAGCCATCAATATCGACACCAACCCATTTTTTATGACACGGGCGGGAGTCACTAAGGTGCAGCATAACGATAGAGTCGCTATTGATGCAAACTTGTTGCAGGGAAAGGCTTCGTATGGTGGGATCagcgctgctgctgctgctgccacCGCCACCACTGCAACTGGTGCTGCTCATCGGAAAGTTGGAACTGTTCAGGCTGTTCAGTATGGTATGACAAGAATGTATTAG